A section of the candidate division KSB1 bacterium genome encodes:
- a CDS encoding peptidylprolyl isomerase, with product MLKYVLLALIVCTSSLWAADQKVIDRIVAIVDDAIILDSEVFQYVQYQVGTQANLDALSEAEIATLKSQILQDLIDQKVLLAKAHADTIMVGDKEIDRELDSRVKTLIDQAGGQEKLENYYGMPLARIKRQFRVLVEEGMLIDRVKEKKLAAVQVSQSEVQKFWEMYQDSIPELRDGVRIAHILLQDQISEVSRAAALAKADSVRTLVVEGKQPFEDYAKQLSDDPGTAANGGKLGQTSRGDLVTEYETVAYNLDPGEVSAPVMSPFGVHLIKLNERVGEKINTNHILFRVEPTPADEQATQARADSIIAAVRSGVDFAKLAESYSQDAKTAAKGGDLGWFAPDELPQDFAIPVKDLKQSELAVPVRTVFGVHVLMVTDRVYKRKISLADDYDRIQRMAVAKKQDEVIQSWVKELAAQTFIEVK from the coding sequence ATGCTGAAATACGTCTTGCTGGCGCTGATCGTGTGCACGTCGTCGCTGTGGGCGGCGGACCAGAAGGTGATCGACCGGATCGTGGCGATTGTGGACGACGCGATCATTCTCGATTCGGAAGTTTTCCAGTACGTGCAGTATCAGGTCGGCACGCAGGCCAATCTGGACGCGCTCTCCGAAGCCGAAATTGCCACGCTGAAATCCCAGATTCTGCAGGACTTGATCGACCAGAAGGTGTTGTTGGCCAAGGCGCACGCGGACACGATCATGGTGGGCGACAAGGAGATCGACCGCGAGCTGGATAGTCGCGTGAAAACTCTGATCGATCAAGCCGGCGGTCAGGAGAAGCTGGAGAACTACTATGGCATGCCGCTGGCGCGGATCAAGCGGCAGTTCCGCGTCTTGGTCGAAGAGGGGATGCTGATTGACCGCGTGAAGGAGAAGAAGCTCGCGGCGGTCCAGGTGAGTCAGAGCGAGGTGCAGAAGTTCTGGGAGATGTATCAGGATTCGATTCCCGAACTGCGCGACGGCGTGCGCATCGCGCACATTCTGTTGCAGGACCAGATTTCGGAAGTCTCGCGGGCGGCGGCGCTGGCGAAGGCGGATTCGGTGCGCACGCTGGTGGTGGAAGGCAAGCAACCGTTTGAGGATTATGCCAAGCAGCTCTCAGACGATCCGGGCACGGCGGCCAACGGCGGCAAGCTGGGGCAGACCAGTCGCGGCGATCTGGTGACGGAATATGAGACCGTGGCCTACAATTTAGATCCCGGCGAAGTGTCCGCGCCGGTGATGTCGCCCTTCGGCGTACACCTGATCAAGCTGAACGAGCGTGTCGGCGAGAAGATCAACACGAACCATATTTTGTTCCGCGTGGAGCCGACTCCGGCCGACGAGCAGGCGACGCAGGCGCGGGCGGATTCCATCATTGCGGCGGTCAGGAGCGGCGTGGATTTCGCGAAGCTGGCGGAGTCGTACTCGCAGGATGCGAAGACGGCGGCCAAGGGCGGCGATCTGGGCTGGTTTGCGCCGGATGAGCTGCCGCAGGACTTCGCCATCCCGGTCAAGGACTTGAAGCAGAGCGAGCTTGCCGTTCCGGTGCGCACGGTGTTCGGCGTGCACGTGCTGATGGTAACCGACCGCGTGTACAAGCGGAAGATTTCCCTCGCCGACGACTATGACCGCATTCAGCGCATGGCCGTGGCCAAGAAGCAGGACGAAGTGATTCAGTCGTGGGTCAAGGAACTTGCCGCGCAGACGTTTATCGAAGTGAAATAG
- a CDS encoding peptidylprolyl isomerase produces the protein MKKIIRYCLVPAMLVVLSGCGSKEPVVATVGGEKIREGEFKTAMVERFKGEQNAAKRPYADREKFLHEYALGIAKYLEGESRGIAQRPEVQEDVEKFAKQKSLELLYQKEIMDKVVNDQIAREFYDKSAQEVHGRHILLKVAPVDSSATDSVRAKQRIDSIATAIKQGLSFKAAAKLFSDDGTTAADSGDLGWFQWGRMVEEFQTVAWAAKLGEPTAPFRTQYGYHLLLIEERRPVADRRPFDEMKETIKNQLREIEGQKLNDTAREYVAQLREKSGLKLEQANLELFRKRLADPSVPKSQALDPVFTAEQKQLAAATFKGGSATLGDLIGKVGTNAFRVNWEDPKSTEDIVASIVEPKLLEAECERQGLLKEAKQDPVVKQQIKSAVIRLLEKEEITDKVNPTDEDVRRFYDSHLENFIQPEQRTVREIFIKNDSTKAARIRERALKGENFAKLAKQFNEKESTQPDTGRIGPFEEKRFGAIGKTAFGLAQPGDVSELVKAGKNFSVIQLLSVQPSRTKVFEESKADAGRQCRQAMTDAAAKALEEAVLSKHPLKPDSLKLAAVWPLEKGPEKIAREP, from the coding sequence TTGAAGAAGATCATTCGGTACTGTCTGGTACCGGCAATGTTGGTGGTCCTGTCCGGCTGCGGATCCAAAGAGCCGGTGGTGGCCACGGTAGGCGGCGAGAAGATTCGCGAAGGCGAATTCAAGACGGCGATGGTCGAGCGCTTCAAGGGCGAGCAGAATGCGGCCAAGCGCCCCTATGCCGACCGCGAGAAGTTTTTGCATGAATACGCGCTGGGCATCGCGAAATACCTCGAGGGCGAGTCGCGCGGCATCGCCCAGCGCCCCGAAGTGCAGGAAGATGTCGAGAAGTTCGCCAAGCAGAAGTCGCTGGAACTCCTGTATCAGAAGGAGATCATGGACAAGGTCGTGAACGATCAGATCGCGCGCGAGTTCTACGACAAATCGGCGCAGGAGGTGCACGGCCGTCACATTCTGCTGAAGGTGGCGCCGGTGGATTCCTCGGCCACGGACAGCGTGCGGGCCAAGCAGCGCATCGACTCGATCGCGACGGCGATCAAGCAGGGGCTGTCATTCAAGGCGGCGGCAAAGCTGTTCAGCGATGACGGTACGACGGCGGCGGATTCGGGCGATCTGGGCTGGTTCCAGTGGGGCCGGATGGTGGAAGAATTCCAGACGGTGGCCTGGGCCGCGAAGCTCGGCGAGCCGACGGCACCGTTTCGCACGCAGTACGGCTATCACCTGCTGCTGATCGAAGAGCGGCGGCCGGTGGCCGATCGTCGCCCGTTCGATGAGATGAAAGAGACGATCAAGAACCAGTTGCGCGAAATCGAGGGGCAGAAGCTGAACGATACGGCCCGCGAGTACGTGGCGCAACTGCGCGAGAAGTCCGGTTTGAAACTGGAGCAGGCGAATCTGGAGCTCTTCCGCAAGCGGCTGGCCGATCCGAGCGTGCCCAAGAGTCAGGCCCTCGATCCGGTGTTTACCGCGGAGCAGAAGCAGCTGGCCGCGGCGACGTTCAAGGGCGGCAGCGCGACGCTCGGCGATCTCATCGGCAAGGTCGGCACGAACGCCTTTCGCGTGAACTGGGAGGATCCCAAGTCCACCGAAGATATCGTCGCCTCGATTGTCGAGCCGAAGCTGTTGGAAGCGGAGTGCGAGCGGCAGGGGCTGCTGAAGGAAGCCAAACAGGACCCGGTGGTGAAGCAGCAAATCAAATCGGCGGTGATTCGCTTACTCGAGAAGGAAGAGATCACCGACAAGGTGAATCCGACGGACGAGGACGTGCGGCGGTTCTACGATTCGCATCTGGAGAACTTCATTCAGCCCGAGCAGCGCACGGTTCGCGAGATTTTCATCAAGAACGACTCGACGAAGGCCGCGCGGATTCGCGAGCGCGCGCTGAAGGGCGAGAATTTCGCGAAGCTGGCCAAGCAGTTCAACGAGAAGGAATCGACGCAGCCGGATACGGGCCGGATCGGGCCGTTTGAAGAGAAGCGGTTCGGGGCGATCGGCAAGACCGCCTTTGGGCTGGCCCAGCCGGGTGATGTCTCCGAACTCGTGAAGGCGGGGAAGAATTTCTCGGTGATTCAGCTTCTGAGTGTGCAGCCGTCGCGGACCAAGGTCTTTGAAGAGTCCAAGGCGGACGCCGGACGGCAATGCCGTCAGGCGATGACCGATGCCGCGGCGAAGGCACTGGAGGAGGCCGTATTGTCCAAGCATCCGCTGAAGCCCGATTCGCTGAAGCTCGCGGCGGTCTGGCCGCTGGAAAAGGGTCCGGAGAAGATCGCCCGCGAGCCGTAA
- a CDS encoding peptidyl-prolyl cis-trans isomerase: MRPRLRNLGSAIWSLGWLLLGCSSSPPGPDMLARVGGQELSRAAAAELAGRPYDSLKVIDQWRIVNAWTEQTLFQLEGERLKLDRDPQIRARMSAVQAELIRSRLLSAAPTVPLADSTIAAYYQAHRSEFLRAGDSYLLELYWSADRRELAQFAGELVHGDSSRLSSGTVSSLGKWLADRRELEPGLAAELEQLAPGGFSLPQPLDDGYRIMRLTEAYPAGTVLDLRVVKGEITDRLLVEQSHARQDSLIANLKARWPVEVYLNENAETQKR; this comes from the coding sequence ATGCGGCCTCGGTTACGCAATCTGGGATCGGCGATTTGGAGCTTGGGCTGGCTCCTGCTGGGCTGCTCTTCATCCCCGCCGGGACCAGACATGCTGGCACGCGTGGGCGGGCAGGAACTATCCCGTGCGGCCGCGGCGGAGCTTGCGGGCCGGCCCTACGACTCCCTGAAGGTCATCGATCAGTGGCGGATCGTGAACGCCTGGACCGAACAGACGCTGTTTCAGCTGGAGGGTGAGCGGCTGAAGTTGGACCGGGACCCGCAGATTCGAGCACGGATGTCGGCGGTACAGGCTGAGCTGATTCGGTCGCGGCTCCTGTCCGCCGCGCCGACCGTGCCGCTGGCCGACAGCACGATCGCGGCCTATTATCAGGCTCATCGCAGCGAATTCCTGCGGGCGGGCGACTCCTATCTACTGGAACTCTACTGGAGCGCGGACCGGCGGGAGTTGGCGCAATTCGCGGGCGAATTGGTTCACGGCGACTCGTCGCGCTTGAGCAGCGGCACCGTGAGTTCGCTGGGCAAGTGGTTGGCGGACCGGCGCGAGCTCGAGCCGGGTCTCGCGGCGGAGTTGGAGCAACTGGCTCCGGGCGGATTCTCGCTGCCGCAGCCGCTGGATGATGGCTATCGCATCATGCGTTTGACCGAGGCCTATCCGGCGGGCACGGTACTTGACCTGCGCGTGGTCAAGGGCGAGATCACGGATCGGCTGCTGGTGGAGCAGAGTCACGCGCGGCAGGACTCGCTGATCGCGAACCTGAAGGCGCGCTGGCCGGTGGAAGTTTACTTGAACGAAAACGCGGAAACGCAGAAACGCTGA
- a CDS encoding amidohydrolase: MIALFAIGVLVLSTFACGDELPANLDDQIRRVHPRVDSLYRTFHRHPEIAKQEFVTAARVRQELRAIGLSRFYAVEQLPTAVIAILETGRPGPVTCLRAELDAVSGVTDSTDLPYKTERSGLMHACGHDAHAAMLIGAADILYARKDDLTGRVVFLFQPAEEAPGGANELVNWGVIDSLGIDRMFALHSSPGLPVGEIQLARGAALAANTPFSLTVSGRGSHAATPHQGDDVLTAACEIVTGLAALPSRKLDVVRTPCIISISRFQYGSDSTTGGVLSPDVQMAGTIRSRIPSDSLTSSGLTIRQLVERYVQHSAEAFGVTADLSFKQGPPPTRNDPALAAQISARLAEVWPAGAFAEGVPSMTSEDFAYYTVHTPCLYFRLGIAQDSLGGEPLHTSRFTIHPAALDWGVRLLTELAFISSELP, encoded by the coding sequence GTGATAGCCCTCTTCGCGATCGGTGTGCTGGTGCTGTCAACCTTCGCCTGCGGGGATGAACTTCCGGCGAATCTGGACGATCAAATCCGGCGGGTGCACCCGCGAGTGGACAGTCTTTACCGGACCTTCCACCGCCATCCGGAAATCGCCAAGCAGGAGTTCGTGACGGCGGCGCGGGTTCGGCAGGAACTGCGGGCGATCGGACTCAGCAGGTTTTACGCCGTCGAGCAGCTGCCGACGGCCGTCATTGCGATTCTGGAAACGGGCAGACCGGGCCCCGTGACCTGTTTGCGGGCCGAGCTGGATGCGGTTTCGGGTGTAACTGACAGCACGGACTTGCCGTACAAGACCGAACGTTCGGGACTCATGCATGCCTGCGGTCATGACGCCCATGCGGCGATGCTGATCGGCGCGGCGGACATCCTTTATGCGCGAAAAGACGACCTGACGGGCAGGGTCGTCTTTTTGTTTCAGCCGGCCGAAGAAGCTCCCGGCGGCGCGAATGAGTTGGTCAACTGGGGAGTGATTGACAGCCTGGGGATTGACCGCATGTTTGCGTTGCACAGTTCGCCGGGGTTGCCCGTCGGCGAGATTCAACTGGCGAGGGGGGCTGCGCTCGCGGCGAACACGCCGTTCAGCCTCACGGTATCCGGACGCGGCTCGCACGCGGCGACGCCGCATCAGGGTGACGATGTGCTGACCGCCGCCTGCGAGATCGTCACCGGTCTGGCCGCGCTGCCGTCGCGCAAGCTTGACGTGGTGCGCACGCCGTGTATTATCAGCATTTCGCGATTCCAGTACGGTTCGGACTCGACGACGGGTGGCGTGCTCAGCCCTGATGTACAGATGGCAGGGACGATTCGCTCACGGATTCCCAGCGATTCGCTGACCAGTTCCGGTCTGACGATTCGGCAGCTTGTCGAGCGCTATGTTCAACATTCCGCGGAAGCCTTCGGCGTCACGGCTGACCTGAGTTTCAAGCAAGGCCCGCCGCCGACCCGCAACGACCCCGCACTCGCCGCACAGATCTCGGCTCGTTTGGCGGAGGTCTGGCCTGCGGGCGCCTTTGCGGAAGGCGTTCCCTCGATGACCTCGGAGGATTTCGCCTACTATACCGTCCACACTCCGTGCCTGTATTTTCGGCTGGGTATTGCCCAAGACTCACTGGGCGGCGAGCCGCTGCACACGAGCAGGTTCACGATCCATCCGGCGGCTCTCGACTGGGGCGTGCGGCTCCTGACGGAATTAGCATTCATCTCATCCGAGTTACCTTAG
- a CDS encoding DinB family protein produces MKLYFQQQLDYDHWANRQVLESLATCPTVPPKAVDLLGHLLIAQLFVFEVLNGRDGAPLHQRPLPTFHECAELIDGVAENWQNYLLELSEEGVLGFVHFRNSRGEQVTRVVTDLLAHVGYHSTHHRGQIATVVQQAGGVPARTDYPIYLSRGNS; encoded by the coding sequence ATGAAACTCTATTTTCAACAACAGCTCGACTACGATCACTGGGCGAACCGGCAGGTGCTGGAATCGTTGGCGACTTGCCCGACGGTGCCGCCGAAAGCGGTGGACCTGCTGGGCCATCTGCTGATCGCGCAGCTGTTCGTATTTGAAGTGCTGAATGGTCGGGACGGTGCGCCGTTGCACCAGCGGCCGTTGCCGACGTTTCACGAGTGCGCGGAGTTGATCGACGGCGTGGCGGAGAACTGGCAGAACTACCTGCTGGAACTCAGCGAAGAAGGGGTGCTCGGGTTCGTGCACTTCCGCAATTCGCGCGGCGAGCAGGTGACGCGCGTGGTGACCGATCTGCTGGCCCATGTCGGCTATCATTCGACCCATCATCGCGGCCAGATCGCCACGGTCGTGCAGCAGGCGGGCGGCGTCCCGGCGCGCACGGATTATCCGATCTATCTGTCACGGGGCAACTCATAG